A region of the Paenibacillus sp. J23TS9 genome:
GCAACCAAGCCATGACCCTGCTGAAAAAAGAGGGACAAAGACAGGAAAGCACCTTTACCAGTTTGGAGGCGGGTTTGTCCTCTCTCGAGGAACAACCGGAGAAATGGAACCAGCTGGACTACGTGCTGAAACAGGTGAGCCTTTCCATGGATAAGGAGGCAGCGCAGGCTGGCGTTCCGGAAGAACGATTGATGCGCCAGGAAACTCAGCGTGTGCTGTTGAACATTATCGCCTGCCTGAAACCAAGGGAACGGCAGATCTTTGAGTCGCATTTCTTCGATCAGCTGTCACCGCAGGAGATTGCCCGGGAATTCAGCTTATCTTCCGCCAATGTGTATCAAATCCTATCCCGCTCCCGCAGAAAAGTGATTCAGGAACGTATCCGCGTCACCGTTGACTCATACTTACGGACAAGAAGGGATTGGGGAATCATGAGAAAGGTTATTTTATCGGAGGAACAAATACATGGAAAAGGATCTTCTTGGTCAACGGCAGGGAACATGCTGCACACATTAGTGAATACAGCTGGCAAAAAGCATTCGTTAGCCATGGTTATGGGGTTAACGGGACTGGCTTTTCGTATCAACATTCTTCCGGAGAATGTGCATATTGCCGGGCCTACGGCATACGACTTCGCAGAAGTATTCCCAAGAGGGCTACATAATCTGGGTCTGACCTCCCGCGTTGTGGATGGAATGACTCCGCTGATCGGCGTGAACGCAAACTTATTAGATGACTCGGAAAAGAGTGTCAAAGCAATGCAGAAGCGGGATATTCACCAGGCACTTCCGGAAGCCCTGGATTTGATACATCATGCTATGGATCGGGGCTATCCGGTCATGGCCTGGGATCTATGTATTCCGGAGTTCGGGATGGTGTACGGATACGATGATGAACAAAGATGTCTTTATATCAATGAATGCGGTCGCAAGGATACCCTCGCCTATGATCATTTAGGAAGAGGGGTCATGGAAGAGATCTTTGTCCTGGCCGTTGATGCGTCGTTCAATATCGGACTCAAAGATAAGCTTCGAGGTGCTTTTCATATGATCACGCAGCATTATAACGGCACGGAACCCAAAGTTCCAGCTGGAGCAGTTAAAGGACTCGCTGCTTATGATGCGTGGTGCGAAGCTTTCCGCAATCAAACAGTCGAGCCGAATGGAAATGCATACAATATTGTGGTTTTTGGAGACAGCAGAAAATATGCTTCTCAGTTTCTGAAGGAAGTTGCTCTTGCATGGAATGAGCCGGAAGATGCAAGCGGGAATACAGGTGTTTTGCTGGAAGAAGCCGCAGAAACCTATAAGCAGCTTGCCCTTGTATTCGATGAGCTTCACGGGTTATTCCCATATCCTGACGGCGGAAAGCCCAATGATCAGGATTGTTCGCCACAGGCAATCATACTCTTGGAAAAGGCTAAGGAACTAGAAACCAAAGGGGCTGGGCAGATTGAGAGCATTTGGGCAACGATGAATTAATCCTAATAAATATTAATAATATTAATTAATAAAAGAGACTTGGTCTGATGATCAAGTCTCTTTTATATCTTCGTCTGGCTTTATATTTCGTAAATAAGGTTTAAGGCTGTCATGCAGCAGCTGCTTGACCATCTCCCTCAGCTCCATGGGATATATCACCTCAGCATCCGGTCCATATTTTAAAAGAAGTCTGGCTGCATAGGCATATTCTTCTGGAGGAATGTTGCCTTGCCACTCCTGCTGGTAAATATGTTGGTAGAGAGGATCTGATTCTGCCAGCCGGACACCGAGCGGCGTGAATTTGATTTTAGCCGGCACGCCTTCACGGGGATCATCCGCTGCCAGCCATTCCTTAAGAGTGGGAAGAGAGGGGGAGAATTCATCGCGTTTCGTCATTTCGATGATCCGATCCGACCGATAGAGAATAATCCGATCCCTGCTATGCGCAGGCATGTACCAGTATCCATGATCAAAGTAGAGACCAACGGGATATACTTCAGACCATCTTTCTCCAGCAGCAGAGCGATACAGCAGTTTCACCCGCTGTTTATTCATCGCCACCTCCAAAATAAGAGAAGTATAGGGTGACTCGGCATGCGTGGGTACCATCTGAAAAGAGACATAGTCCTTCATTTGATCGATGCTCTCCTGCACATCCTGCGGCAGCTCAGCGTAATAATGCTCGGATAGATGCTCACGAACTTCACCAAAAGGAATGTCGGGAATATGTTCCAGCAGTTTCAGCATGAGAAATAGTCCCATGGCTTCGTCCCGGGCAAGATGAAGAGGAGGCAGCAGCCGGTTGGGAAGTGCCCGATATCCGCCATGCGGACCGGTTTCCGTATAGAGCGGCAGACCAGTCTGCTGCAAATAATCAAGGTCTCGTTGTATGGTTCTGATAGACACGTCAAAACGCTCGGCAAGCTCTCGTGCCGTATACTTCTTGCGGGAATCCAATATTCGCATCAGAGCAATTCTACGTTCATTCATGAAATACTCCCCTTCATACTTAACGAAAAAATAACTACGACAAAGAATGTCATAAATATATTGTAGCATAGGAGATAGAAAGGAGCGATGAACAATGAATAAAGAAAAAGACAACAAAGTGGTGCTGTATATTGCGATGAGTCTCGATGGGTATATTGCGCTACCCGATGACTCGGTAGAATGGCTGGATGATGTTAAGGGAGATGGCGGAGACAACGGGTATGCGGACTTTTACAACACGATAGGAACCGTCATCATGGGCAGGCTTACGTATGAAGTAATATTGAAGCTTTCAGATGATTTTCCCTATGCCGGGAAGCCGTGTTATGTAACAACCCGAACTCCAGAGCAATATCAAAATGAACCGAACGTGACCTTTACGAATGAAGCACTGACTGAACTTGTGCCTCGTTTGAAAAATCAATCGGAAGGTTCGGTATGGCTGGTAGGTGGAGGTCAAATGGTACAGGCCTTCATGCAGGAGGGGCTGATGGAGGAAGCGATCATTGCCATAATCCCTAAAGTGCTCGGGCAAGGCATACCTTTATTTCCGAACGGTACACCGCCAAGTACTTTCGAATTGCGGCAAGTGGAACAGCGAGGAGATATCGTCTTGCTGCATTATAAGGTATAAGAATAGGGAATTGGATGAAGAGAGTGCTTAGCCTTTGTAACCGCGGCTGAAGCACTCTCTTTTTTTGTTAACATAGACCAATTCATCAATTTTGTCCAACACGTAACTGGGAGAAGTACCCCCGAATATAATCCAACAAGAAGCATGTTAAAGCGGAGGGGATCAGCCTGTCAAAGCATTTGCTTATTTACGACGTGGATTGGTGGATTCTGGGTAAGACAGCCAAAGTTATTCAGCAGTATCACCCTGATCTCGAACTGATCAATGCCGCGGGGCTGGATACGCTCATTCAAATGATAGGAAGTCAGGAGGTTAACCGGCGTTATTCTGTTATTAGTACCATGTGTCTGGGTATGGCTGCCTGGGCTATTTTCAAAAATATACGTATCGATTCCTCTGCTGCCGTCTCTTACTACTATTTCAGCTTAAATTACGAAACCTTCCGTGAATGGAAAGATCCGATCCTTCCAGACCCCGACTTTCTCCGATTGGTACTTCCCCGTATCCCGGTCATAGGAGCCATGAATCATAAGCTTGCCGAAACCCTGAAAGAGCTGGTTCCCCATGCTCAGGTAGAGTATATCGGACATTTTGTCGATACGACTAAATTCTCGCCTTCAGATTCGAATCGTGATCTTTCTTTACCTCTTGTTATCGGATGGGCCGGAGACAAGGCAAAGAAGTCCAAAAACTATGATTCGCTCTTTCAACCCATAAAACAGTATTTCGAGCATCAACCGGGAGTGAAGATCGTGGAGACCTCGGGCGGGTATGCTTATGACGACATGCCTTTATTTTACCGTTCTATTGATCTTTTGCTGATCACTTCTGCAAATGAAGGGGGCGGCGCACCGGCCTTGGAGGCTTATGCCTGCGGCAAACCGGTTTTGTCGACCCATGTAGGTTATGTCAAAGAGGCGGCACACACGGATGCTTATCCATTGATTCTGGATAGTGACGACCCGATTGAATTTATCCAAACCATTCAGGACTGGATGCATAAGCGAAACGAGCTTGAGGCGGTTGGTCAACGCTGCCGGGAGGAAGTAGTGAAACATTGGGGGATAGATCAGGCTGTGAACCACTGGTTGAGTGTTCTGTTTAACCGATAGATAGGAGGTAACGAGATGGGAACTTCCAACTGGCAAAATCTTTCGTATTGCGTGGAACTGATCCGCCAAGTAGCTCCTGGCAGAATACTTGATGTCGGCGTGGGTTTTGGCCGCTGGGGCATGATTTGCCGAGAGTTTCTGGATGTGTGGCAGGGAAGGGTATTTCGCGAGCAGTGGACGACAACTATTGAAGGTATTGAGGTGTTTGAACGTAGTATTGATGTATATCATGATTGCTTTTACAACCATATTTACCTTGTGGATGCTTATGAATTCATTGTCAGGCAGCAGAATTCAAAGGGGTATGACCTGGTGATTTTGGGGGATGTTCTGGAGCATTTCACCAAAGAGGATGCGGGTGAGCTATTGAAGTCTTGCCTTGAAATAAGCAGGTATGTGCTTCTGAATATTCCAATCGGAAATGACTGGCCGCAGGGCAGTGAATATGGCAACGACTATGAAACACATCGGAGCGAATGGACGGAAGCTGAATTTGATGTCTACCCGATCGTCGCGAAACAGATGTTCAAGGATTATATCCAGCGGGATTTTGCAACTCTATTACTGCTAGGAAATGGGTGATATTCAATATTCGGCTGGAAAATATACGGAGGAGGCGTATGTGATGGCTGATCGGGGAGAGATGAATGAGGCTTCTATAATCTGCGAAGTACCAGTTGAGTTGATTTTTACAGATATCGATGTGAAATCATCGCAAACAGAACACTTGATTGAACAATTTACCGAGACTTGGTATGAACATCATCTTCAGTACAGCAATATTTCGATCATTAGGTTTGAGCCGCACCGGGAATTATACCGCTACTTTTTGGGACAATCCGCATCCGCAGGCGCCTATTTGGACTGGTACAGCAAAATCCATACCACCCGTGGTTTGGAGCCGCCGATGTCTTCTGAAGAAATCCTGCATCAACGAAAAATGGAGTTCATCAACATGAAAAATGAGCTGTCTAACCAAAGTTCCTTTTTTAGTGAACACCCCATTCACGCAAGCTATAACCCTTCCGGTTATTTTAATATCAAAGATGGCCATCACCGGGCATTGTTTCTGTACTGCTGCGGTTTTCGTAGGCTGTATATGGCAATGAGCAAGGAAAATTATGAGCAGTGGATGAACAAGGAGCAAGCTGCTGTAGTTCAAGAAACCGTACAAACACAGAAACGACAGCTGATCTATACCCCGATCCTGAATCCTGCATTCTACAGCTGGAGAAGTGAGAGAGACGAAATCTACCCTACCAGACTTGATTACATGCTCCGATATCTAGGTCCTTATCATTTACATGAGCTTCGTATTCTCGATATCGGCTGCAATATTGGCTACCATGCGAGATGCTTGACGAGAGAGGGTGCAGAGGTCACTGGTATCGAGCATGATCCCAACCACTTTCAGCTGCTGCAGGAGCTGAACCGTCTGGAGCGAACCCATTTCAGATGGATTCCGGAGCCTTTCGAAACCACGGAAACAGAACGTTATGATATCGGGATTATGCTGACGGTCTTTTACCATGTGATGAAAGATGAAAAAGTCTGCGGCACTTTTCTATCCAAATTGAATGCATCCATTTCTCATCTGCTGTTCTGGGAATCGGGTGACGAAATCGATGCAGAGAAGAAGCTGCTTATGGATAATACGGATTTTACTTATTATGAGAAGCTCGCGGACACCTTTGGAACAGGGAAGTACAGGGAGCTTGGCGTGTTTTTGAAATAATTGAAGCATAAACCTAAGAGGGGGAGAATTACACCATGTCATGCGGTGTTTCTGTTCTCATTCCGTATCAATCGGACGGCGGCCCACGGGACGAGGCTTTTCGTTATGTAAAGGGGTTTTATGAGCAGCAGCTGCCGGAAATTGAAATCTGTGTGGGAGAACTGAGTCATGAAATATTCTGCCGTTCGAAGGCAATCAACAAGGCAGCAGCGGCCGCAAGCGGTCGGATCTTCATCATTGCCGATGGAGACATCATCTATGATCCGGATCTGATGAAGGATGCCTTAAAGCAGGTCGCAGACAACAGATGGATCATTCCTTTTAGCAGTATCACACGCATGACCTATAACAATTCACAGGCGATTCTTCAAAGGGATGCACATTGGCCGCTTCAAATCCCGCTCGAAACGATGCCCGATAACGCCCGATTTTTCGTCGGGGGAGTGAATGTACTTTCAAGGAAAGCTTTTGAGTTGGTTGGGGGATATGATGAACGGTTTATAGGCTGGGGAGGGGAAGACGAAGCTTTTGCGTATTCTCTGGATACGATGGTGGGAAAGCATATTCGCCTTGAAGGTAATCTGCTGCATTTTTGGCATCCGTTTGTCGGACCCGCGGGTAACCCGCATTATGACGCGAATTATTCTTTATTCAATTTGTATAAAGCCGCAATAGGCAATCCGGAAGAAATGAATCGATTGATCCAGGCCAAAGAGAGAGGAGTTTGACAGCCATGAAATTATCTTTGATCGTTCCGGTCTTGAATGAGGAAACATTCATCCCGCTTTATCTGGAAAGTGCAGCCGCTTATGCAGATGAAATTGTTATCGTGGACGGCGGCAGTACAGATCGGACCATTCAGATCATTGAAGCCTATCAGCGGCATTTTCCTATTCGACTCTACAGGATGAACCAAACTGGCTTGCCTTATACAGAAGACTGGAACGAATCCAGAGTCCGTAATTTTCTGATTGACCAGGCTGCAGGGGACTGGATCATGAATCTGGATATCGACGAGCTGATGGACGACCGGTTTCGCGATGTTTTGCCGGAGATCATGAACCGTACGGAGATTGATATTTTCCAGTTCCCATTCGTGAATTTTTGGGGCAGCCCTTGGACACTTCGCGTAAACAGCCCTGGAGATGAAAGGTGGTCAAATGATATTACCCGAATGTGGCGTGCGAACATTGGAATAAGGTACCGTGATGAAAAGCATCATTGCACGCTGGAGGGCAGCGGCGGTCAAAGTATTTGGAGCATTCCGCGCGACCGGGTGGACATAAATATCTATCATTACCATTACGCAATCGGAAGGAAAATCAAATATAACGATAATCGCCGCGGTGACGTGAATGTGCCCAATAATCAGGGAGAACCGGACTGGAGCTTCACGCATGCCGAATACAGTATTGCAACGGCTCCTTTTACAGGAAGTCATCCGGAAGTCATACAGCAGTATCTAAATGTACATCAGCTGTGACAGGATTCATAGGTCATGTAAAAAAGCCTTCAGCATCAGGGAGATGATTCTCATCCGGATGCGAAGGCCTTTTATTTTATGAATGTGTTCCTTCCATTGTCAGGGACTGATTTGGCTCCAATAGCTGATGAACCAAGAGAGGGGCCTGACGCTCTTCAACTATTCTATAGTCCTTCATACTCATTCTCAAATCCTCCAGCTGATGTGCGTGGTAAGAGAGGGAGTCTATCACATTATGATGCGTATGAAAATCCGGAAAGACCTCATTTTCACCGCAGTAAAGAATATATTCGAAGGGGACAAGGCTAAACAAATCAAGTCTGTTAGTCATGTACATCTGCGGTCCGGCTTTGCGTATGCCTACAATATCATGATGATAATATTTGGTCAGATGAATGATGACAATCCATTCTTTATGCGCTGCTAACTGCTTAATCAACTGCTGCCAACGGATGCTCCGCCTCGACCATTCCCTGCCTCCAAGAACAAGGATGCACTTTTGATTATTCTTCTTTAGTCTGCCGGAGACCTCTTCATTTGTTTCTGCACCGAAAAAAAGGTTTTCAGGACGTTTGGGGAGCTGCCAAATTTTATTCCATTTTTGTTCGTAATAAGCTTTGTTCCTCTGCCATAGCGCATCGTATTCATCGGGCTTCAGCTTCTTGATCGTTGCGCTGCCGTGGTGATAGACGAAGGCGTCTTCAATAATCAAGAGCTTATACCCCGCACGTTTCACTCGTTCGCAATAATCATCATCCTCAAACATGCCTATACCGTATTTACTGTCCAAGCCACCGATTTTTTCGAAAACACTTCGTTTCATAGCGACGCAGAAGAAGCCCAACAGCTCCGTATACCGGTAAGATCCTTTGTAATATTGATAAAAATCATGCAGCCATTGCGGATGTGCTCCATCAACCGGATTTCCTACAAAATGGTCGACGGCCTGATCATTGCCGACATGATTGGACATCGGACCGCTCATTCCTATATCATGATTCTTCTCTAGAGGTGCAATCAATCGTTGGATCCAGCTCTCATCCGGGATGATGGTATCATTGTTCAACAGAATGATATAGTCGCCGGTAGCTTTGCGACAGCCCAATGAATTACCTGCAGCAAATCCGAGATTGGAAGATGCATAAATGATTCGGAACAGATCCGGATCGAGTTCTGATAAATGATGCGGTGTTTCGTCTGTAGAACCGTTATCAATGATAATGATTTCCAGATTGGGGTATCGATGAGGCTTCTGCAAGCTAAAAAGACATTGCCGGGTGTACGCCCAGTTGTTATAGGTCAGGATGACGATGCTTACTTTGGGAAACAGCTGTCGCTGTATGGTTTGATGCAATTCCTGGTACCTCATCTCCCAAGTATGGGTGTGTGCATACCGTTGTCTGAGTTCCATTTGCTGCGGATTATTTTCCATAAGCGACCATTCAATTGCATCTTCAAAAGCTTCAGGTGTTCGCGCTATGGAGGTTAACCCGTCTGCAACCATTTCAAGCTCCGGAAGATAAGTGGAGACGACTGGCTTGCCTGCAGACAGATATTCATACAACTTAACCGGGTTAGTTGCCCGGGTGAGTTCATTTTGCAGGAAAGGAATGATAGCCACATCAAACCGTTGCAGATATGAAGGAAGCTCGGTATAAGGTTTTTCACCAAGAAGAAGTACGTTGGGCAGCTTTTCGACTGCCGAAGTGTCACAGCCAAACGTATGACCGATCAGTATAAATGTCCATTCAGGTCTTTTCGTGGCGAGCTTCTCGACGAGCTGAATGTCGAACCAGTCCGATATGGCTCCATAATAACCAATGACAGGACCTTGAACAGAATCGAGTTCCGGGGCTGGGACAGCCTGCGAGGAAAAATGGGAAACATCAGCAGCATTTCGGAGCAAAAGTGTAGATGAATGAAGAGCTTGCATCCGATCGTATAACAGCTGGGATGAAGCGAGCACCAGGTTAGCCTTGCGGGCCAATTGTTCTTCCTGTCTGAGTACTGCCTTTTCATTGGTTGAAAATCCATTGTGTTCGTCCATGCAATCATAGAGAAGGTTGTGGTTTTCCATGGCTGTCACGAGCGGAGTCCAGAATGGAAGATCAACGATCGAGACTAGATGATGAACCTGAAACCGATCTCTGACATAGTCGATTGACCAGCTTAAATACTGAATATCAGCCTGGCTCATTTGGTCTCTATACAGATTAAGGCGTTGGTGTGCACAAAGAGTAACAAGCCAAATATTAGGCTCAATCCGTTTGATTTTGACATGGTGGGCCACTTCTTCATAAGTCGCATTCTTCTGAAGTGCCGTTACTCCGGTAGTTATATAAAAAACACGGTGTCCGTGCTGGGCAAACTGCTGTGAGATCTGCTGCGGTCTTTGCCATCTGAAATCCCAATCAATTACTGGAAAACGGAAGACATCATACATACCAGGTTCCTCCATATAAGACCGCACCTGTGGCGTAACTACCTCAGCAGCAGGAATTTCGTTCAATGGAACCATAACATGACGATTTGGCAGGGGCTGAGTTGGAATACTCATGGGGGATGCTGGATTCATTTGTGGTGGCTTGATATACCGAGTTTTCTTCGGAACCGTTCTTTTGCTTTTTTTATGCTTCAGAGTCGAAGGAGACGCTGATTTAATCATTGGCTTCCGGGGCCTTTTGCGTGGTCTATTCAAGCAGAATTCTCCTCCCTAAACGATTGTCTAGTTCAAAATATGTATCTTGCCGGATATCCGCGTGGGTAAATCACCATTCCAAGTGGATAAAAGGGATGATAATTCGTAAGCTCTTCCATACCTATTTTCAATTTGGTAGGCAAATTGATTATCTTTGTATCTCAGGGGTTACCGCTTGTATGAAAACATCATATTGTACTCATGACCAAGCGAAGGAGGCAGATCCATGAAGCTGCGCAGAAAAACTTTTAACAATACAAATTGTGTTCAAGTTATTCGTAAAAAGAAGCCATCTTCCCATGGGAAGACAGGTTCATTAAGAAGAAAGCTGAACGAGCTTAAAAGATTACTTGCAGGCAGCATAGCTAGACTTGCTGAACAAGTAAGAAGGCTCAGATACCGGGTAAACCGCTTGTCCGCACGTGTGAATTCTTTGCAGGATCAGGTCGAGCTGATGACTGAGAACCAGCAAGGTACGAGAGCCTTTTTTATTAAAAAAGTTAATTCGAAAATAACTATTGAGACCCCGGCGGGTACCGTTTTCGGAACACTTACCCTGGTTGGGGATGACTTTATTCAACTCAGAGAACCCGATGGAAGTATTGTTCTGATACCGCTGCGGAGTGTATTGTCAATACTCTAATATTAAAAAAATGAGGAGGAATAAAGACCATGA
Encoded here:
- a CDS encoding RNA polymerase sigma factor — translated: MNHLQEKAMEWEEMEDAALVKEAQTGSQEAFGELVRRHRSKVFGYARSMVQEAHAAEDIVQDALIRAFLHLGKLVDVERFLPWMHRIVRNQAMTLLKKEGQRQESTFTSLEAGLSSLEEQPEKWNQLDYVLKQVSLSMDKEAAQAGVPEERLMRQETQRVLLNIIACLKPRERQIFESHFFDQLSPQEIAREFSLSSANVYQILSRSRRKVIQERIRVTVDSYLRTRRDWGIMRKVILSEEQIHGKGSSWSTAGNMLHTLVNTAGKKHSLAMVMGLTGLAFRINILPENVHIAGPTAYDFAEVFPRGLHNLGLTSRVVDGMTPLIGVNANLLDDSEKSVKAMQKRDIHQALPEALDLIHHAMDRGYPVMAWDLCIPEFGMVYGYDDEQRCLYINECGRKDTLAYDHLGRGVMEEIFVLAVDASFNIGLKDKLRGAFHMITQHYNGTEPKVPAGAVKGLAAYDAWCEAFRNQTVEPNGNAYNIVVFGDSRKYASQFLKEVALAWNEPEDASGNTGVLLEEAAETYKQLALVFDELHGLFPYPDGGKPNDQDCSPQAIILLEKAKELETKGAGQIESIWATMN
- a CDS encoding YafY family protein, translating into MNERRIALMRILDSRKKYTARELAERFDVSIRTIQRDLDYLQQTGLPLYTETGPHGGYRALPNRLLPPLHLARDEAMGLFLMLKLLEHIPDIPFGEVREHLSEHYYAELPQDVQESIDQMKDYVSFQMVPTHAESPYTSLILEVAMNKQRVKLLYRSAAGERWSEVYPVGLYFDHGYWYMPAHSRDRIILYRSDRIIEMTKRDEFSPSLPTLKEWLAADDPREGVPAKIKFTPLGVRLAESDPLYQHIYQQEWQGNIPPEEYAYAARLLLKYGPDAEVIYPMELREMVKQLLHDSLKPYLRNIKPDEDIKET
- a CDS encoding dihydrofolate reductase family protein → MNKEKDNKVVLYIAMSLDGYIALPDDSVEWLDDVKGDGGDNGYADFYNTIGTVIMGRLTYEVILKLSDDFPYAGKPCYVTTRTPEQYQNEPNVTFTNEALTELVPRLKNQSEGSVWLVGGGQMVQAFMQEGLMEEAIIAIIPKVLGQGIPLFPNGTPPSTFELRQVEQRGDIVLLHYKV
- a CDS encoding glycosyltransferase family 4 protein, translated to MLIYDVDWWILGKTAKVIQQYHPDLELINAAGLDTLIQMIGSQEVNRRYSVISTMCLGMAAWAIFKNIRIDSSAAVSYYYFSLNYETFREWKDPILPDPDFLRLVLPRIPVIGAMNHKLAETLKELVPHAQVEYIGHFVDTTKFSPSDSNRDLSLPLVIGWAGDKAKKSKNYDSLFQPIKQYFEHQPGVKIVETSGGYAYDDMPLFYRSIDLLLITSANEGGGAPALEAYACGKPVLSTHVGYVKEAAHTDAYPLILDSDDPIEFIQTIQDWMHKRNELEAVGQRCREEVVKHWGIDQAVNHWLSVLFNR
- a CDS encoding class I SAM-dependent methyltransferase, with protein sequence MGTSNWQNLSYCVELIRQVAPGRILDVGVGFGRWGMICREFLDVWQGRVFREQWTTTIEGIEVFERSIDVYHDCFYNHIYLVDAYEFIVRQQNSKGYDLVILGDVLEHFTKEDAGELLKSCLEISRYVLLNIPIGNDWPQGSEYGNDYETHRSEWTEAEFDVYPIVAKQMFKDYIQRDFATLLLLGNG
- a CDS encoding bifunctional 2-polyprenyl-6-hydroxyphenol methylase/3-demethylubiquinol 3-O-methyltransferase UbiG, whose amino-acid sequence is MADRGEMNEASIICEVPVELIFTDIDVKSSQTEHLIEQFTETWYEHHLQYSNISIIRFEPHRELYRYFLGQSASAGAYLDWYSKIHTTRGLEPPMSSEEILHQRKMEFINMKNELSNQSSFFSEHPIHASYNPSGYFNIKDGHHRALFLYCCGFRRLYMAMSKENYEQWMNKEQAAVVQETVQTQKRQLIYTPILNPAFYSWRSERDEIYPTRLDYMLRYLGPYHLHELRILDIGCNIGYHARCLTREGAEVTGIEHDPNHFQLLQELNRLERTHFRWIPEPFETTETERYDIGIMLTVFYHVMKDEKVCGTFLSKLNASISHLLFWESGDEIDAEKKLLMDNTDFTYYEKLADTFGTGKYRELGVFLK
- a CDS encoding galactosyltransferase-related protein; its protein translation is MSCGVSVLIPYQSDGGPRDEAFRYVKGFYEQQLPEIEICVGELSHEIFCRSKAINKAAAAASGRIFIIADGDIIYDPDLMKDALKQVADNRWIIPFSSITRMTYNNSQAILQRDAHWPLQIPLETMPDNARFFVGGVNVLSRKAFELVGGYDERFIGWGGEDEAFAYSLDTMVGKHIRLEGNLLHFWHPFVGPAGNPHYDANYSLFNLYKAAIGNPEEMNRLIQAKERGV
- a CDS encoding glycosyltransferase: MKLSLIVPVLNEETFIPLYLESAAAYADEIVIVDGGSTDRTIQIIEAYQRHFPIRLYRMNQTGLPYTEDWNESRVRNFLIDQAAGDWIMNLDIDELMDDRFRDVLPEIMNRTEIDIFQFPFVNFWGSPWTLRVNSPGDERWSNDITRMWRANIGIRYRDEKHHCTLEGSGGQSIWSIPRDRVDINIYHYHYAIGRKIKYNDNRRGDVNVPNNQGEPDWSFTHAEYSIATAPFTGSHPEVIQQYLNVHQL
- a CDS encoding glycosyltransferase → MEEPGMYDVFRFPVIDWDFRWQRPQQISQQFAQHGHRVFYITTGVTALQKNATYEEVAHHVKIKRIEPNIWLVTLCAHQRLNLYRDQMSQADIQYLSWSIDYVRDRFQVHHLVSIVDLPFWTPLVTAMENHNLLYDCMDEHNGFSTNEKAVLRQEEQLARKANLVLASSQLLYDRMQALHSSTLLLRNAADVSHFSSQAVPAPELDSVQGPVIGYYGAISDWFDIQLVEKLATKRPEWTFILIGHTFGCDTSAVEKLPNVLLLGEKPYTELPSYLQRFDVAIIPFLQNELTRATNPVKLYEYLSAGKPVVSTYLPELEMVADGLTSIARTPEAFEDAIEWSLMENNPQQMELRQRYAHTHTWEMRYQELHQTIQRQLFPKVSIVILTYNNWAYTRQCLFSLQKPHRYPNLEIIIIDNGSTDETPHHLSELDPDLFRIIYASSNLGFAAGNSLGCRKATGDYIILLNNDTIIPDESWIQRLIAPLEKNHDIGMSGPMSNHVGNDQAVDHFVGNPVDGAHPQWLHDFYQYYKGSYRYTELLGFFCVAMKRSVFEKIGGLDSKYGIGMFEDDDYCERVKRAGYKLLIIEDAFVYHHGSATIKKLKPDEYDALWQRNKAYYEQKWNKIWQLPKRPENLFFGAETNEEVSGRLKKNNQKCILVLGGREWSRRSIRWQQLIKQLAAHKEWIVIIHLTKYYHHDIVGIRKAGPQMYMTNRLDLFSLVPFEYILYCGENEVFPDFHTHHNVIDSLSYHAHQLEDLRMSMKDYRIVEERQAPLLVHQLLEPNQSLTMEGTHS